From the genome of Papaver somniferum cultivar HN1 unplaced genomic scaffold, ASM357369v1 unplaced-scaffold_10, whole genome shotgun sequence:
AGAATCCCGCATTGTGTAAACTCTGTTCCCTGCTTCTGTCCATGTGCATTGTAAAGGAAATTTTCACTGGAAAAATTGGTATTGTGTGTCCCTTAATTTCATCATATGCCGCCCTATCACTACTTCCTCCCCAACTGCAGCTCCGGTTAGCATTTCTGTAACGATTTCATGCAAAAGAGTTTAATTATAAATCGATAAAAATTGTAATTCAGTCTCCATTTATAAGTAACATAACTGGACTAtggacatctttttttttttttaattatatggttgattttatttcctagcatttttaggggcgacacaGAAAGAtttaggggcgacttttttattACCATCTCATTGATGTGGCTATGGGGTGTCCTAGTGGTTAGAAAATACTTATATGCCCTTTTATAATCGTTAGTTTAGTATTAATTTTATCAACCGATTGTGACtatgttcttctcttctttgctttgttttaaataaataaaaaattaaatttggggctgctatcacaatcggtagataatgaacatcacaaaACCATCGATTAtaaaagtagaaaattttgaagttttatttgttttgaaaaaaatgaattttgggaTAATATCGCAATCTGTAGATAaggaacatcacgaaactacagaTTGTAACAGTAGAAAATTTCGAAATGTCATTGGTTTTCGGAAAAAAATAAATTTAGGGGctactatcacaatcggtagataaagaacatcacgaaactatcgtaaaagtagaaaattttgaaatttcattagtttttgtgaaaaaataaatttggggctactatcacaatcagagataatgaacatcacaaaACTACCGATTGTACGGTCGGTAGATACTAAACACCACGAAACTACCGATCATGAAAATATAGAAATTCAAAATTTGATTGGtttctgaaaattttgaatttggggctactaccacaatcggtaatCTGTAGATAATGAGCATCACAAAACTACCGatttacaatcggtagataataaacatcaaaattccattggtttttgaaaaatttgtaTTTGGGATACTACAAAAATTTGTTTGGGTGACccttttttgtcttattagtcgcccctaattctttcagggtaGCCCCTAAAAATGACATGTTTTATTTTACGATGAGGATCATGAAAAATTCAAGAGGTGACCACTCATATGGTAAATATTATTTTCCCATAAAATTGGATATCACCTGATCCTTTAGTTTCAACATATTATAAACATAAACACTTTCACTTGATTTATGTCACCAGTGTAAAAGTACTTCAGAAAAAAACTGCCCTAATAATTGCTTTTAAACACATCTAACCTCCTCCTCAGATTGAAATCCTTCCGATCTGAAAATAAGGGAACCAATAAAACTAATCTTGAGTTTTAGCACCCTGGGATAATAATGAGTTTGGCTTTTGTTATTTGTAGAATCTAATAAAAAATTGTAGAAATCATGTAATCTCAAAATTTAGTTGAAACTAAAAGTTTAGACACCTTGTGAATGATGTCTTCTTGCGGTGGTAAAGTGGTTGACCTGCGATCAAAACATGTCTCCTCGAATATTTTCAAGAAACACCGAGTCTTTGTGAAATTTGGAGGCATCTCGTGTACAATGATGACAACACTGTGTATTTTATCGGGAACCTGTGTAACTTACAGATTCCGGACATTTTTAAGTGCATTGAGTTTCAGGCGTTGGAAACGTCTCACGTGATCAAAGTGTTACCTAACAAATATTTAGTTCAACTTGTGCAAAAATTTAGATATTGGAGAGTTGAAACTTCTGAGGTGCCTCAACCTTGAAGGCGTCCGTATCAAGGTTTCTTGTCTCAACAACTCTCGGCGGCGCTTCTGCAGTTCCCATttcttaaaattctaaaaatatttaacCTCTAATTATGTATTATGTAAGTGACTGGGTTATGAGTTTTATATAGAAACGACCGAAGATTTTAAAAATCTCATCTAataaacaaatacatttatgtcaTCTTGGAAATGTCATCTTGGAAAATTGATTTCATCCATTACGAGATTTTTGTATTCTTATTTTTTCCTTAAGAGGATATGCCAGCGATGCTATTAGTTGGCAATCACAACGGAATTGTATGAGCTCAAACATGCCAGCGAAATGGAAATATGGGACGAACATTCTCTCTAAAAAAAATGAAGCAGAAGCCCAGTGAAGATGAAAGATTTTACCAACAAATCCACAGAAAACATATGCGTGACTTGTTCCTTAATATCCCTCATTTTCTTCATCAACACAGTTTCCAAACATTCCCGAAAAAGACTCATGGTTTACCAGACTCTTGCACCATTACTTGTAACACATAAACAAAATTAATTTGAACAGGAAAAATGCCAACACTCTACCAGTGCGATCTCTTATAACCTCAGCAAAACGCCTGGAAAAAAAACTTCAATGGCACTCTCGTCCAACATTTTTTCCTTGTATATATACCAATTGTTGGTTATTTCCCATTGTCATCTTTAATTTATGATAGTGCCATTCAAAAAcgagaaaaaaaatcaatggaGTATGCAtgataatggaaggttgatgacAAAATTAGAAATTCAAAAAATCAAATACCTTCTGGTCTTAAGTGAAGGGATACATATACTTTTGTCAACTTTCTTCATTTGATATACCCATAACTCAGTTATTTGTGCATTTACATTTTACTAAATATTTAACAATAGCTTTATCTGGATACAAAACAACCTCAATTAGGCATCGATAAAACCCCAAAAAAATATGCACATCCTCAAAAATatgtaacaaacatcaaacaaCACGTCATCACATAATATTTGTTTTTAAAAAAATCGTACTTCATGTCGGTTGGAATAGATATCAACGATTTATGGATCGACACTGGaccaaaagcaataaaagaacacCAAATCACCCAACTATAGTCACCAAAAATACATAAACTACAGAAACACCATAAGCAAATAAATAAGTTCAAATTAAATCGTTACCAGCACCTAAAGATGCACCATGCATGTAAACTACAACTACATAGATTTAATGTATGTAcaaaaggttaccaaaagaacaTTGAAAATAGTTATCTGGCCATCACTTAGAAATATTTGTATGAGATATGACTTTCTAGTTTACAAACTGATAGGAAATTTGAGATACGTCTCGAATCTCGATCACATTTCAAATGGTATCGTTAGATATGCATGAGTCAAACTGAAACATGGAGACAATCAAACTTATTTATAtctaaatcaataaccaaaatcaTCATAAATTCCATAAATACATAATCTTTAACCCAAACTTTAAATCATCATAAATTCATAATCTTTAACCCCAACTTTCTAGAGTTCATGAAGTATCATCAGCatccaaaaataaaactaaatcaaggaaacaaatacCAATAAAACCAAAATTTGACATAAAATTTGAATATACCTTGTTTGTGTTTATTACTATGGACATAAAATTTGAATATATGTTTCAATACTCATGAGCTCCCACTGTAGCAGCCATGCAAAacgaaaaacgaaaaaaaaaattaggcaaCGAAATCGTTGGGAAAAAACCAACCCTAGCAAAACAAAAAGCAACATTCAAAAGATGGGATCTGGCGTTGTCTCAAGCACTTTTATATACAGGGTGCCCAAGGCTAGAAATTTCAACCAAAaaattgatattttggaaataatattaattaatatatCAAAATTTACATAATTCTCTATAATTTGGatttcaaaaatattccttacaTAAATGGGATAGCCATATTAAATGTCGAAATATTTGCATCcaatagatttatttttttatcattttatttttggaatgtaACATTAAGCAGAAATTGTTATTGCATTACCATTTTCTGTGTTTTCGTTTTGTGGTTCTCCATATCCTGaagcaaatattttttttccatttacaCCTACAAAACAACACTCCAGAATTAGTTGTTTCGGATTCCTGAAAAAtcaacagtggcatgagaaaaagaaaaaaactaaacaatTAGGTACTAtcttatgattatgattagagATGCAACAGATGTGAGTCCTAAAAGCAATACCGGCAAAAAAGATTATTCTGCagcaaacaattaaaaaaatgCAAAATATTAAAGGATTAGCAGAAAATAAAGCTATTTCTAAAAGATTGCATATGTATAATAACCGGATTAAAAGAAACAACATCAATAGGGAGAAAAAGCTGTCGATTACCATTTCTTGGCGTACATATGTATGATCATTCAACTGCAAAACAAACACAATACACAAATCAGTCAACAAAACCTTAAActgaaaaaaacaataaaaaaataaaaaataaagcgaGAAGCGGCGTAAAACAACGGGAGGTTTGCTTTTTCTCCGACGCCTTTTATAGAGACACACTGAGCCTCCAAAAAAACGCTATTTTGGAGAATAATTCAGTGAAAAAATATATctagaattttataaattttgttaTAGCATATTAATTCGTAAATATATTGCTATATGTAAAATTTAGAATTCATAAGAATATTATTATaggtaaaatggaaaaaaaaatctctcctttaAAGATTTGTTTTACATATTTTAAGATTTTCCATAATACTATTTCTTCAAATACGACCATTACTTCTAAAATACACCTAAAATTACCTAAaatttttatttaagaaaaatacaTTTATTCCTAGACGTTTACCTTTTACAATAGAAAAATATAGCATTTTCTCCTTAGCTAAGAATAGAAATTacttttttactattattttctttatggtataataacccaaaaaaataatattggaATGAAATGAATGGTTTgtaattttgtacaaaaaatattGAGCATCAAATAGATATTATTTCGATACTATTCTATTTTTTTaaaggaataataataaaaataataatactctATTTTTATGGTGAAATGaatgtattttacttttctaCTAATATTTTTTGTTCATTCGTTTTCAAAATTTTACTTGATGTGGTTGATTGTTGATTACGATTTTCTATTAACGATTTTGTATTTCAATTATTGTACATGATTAATAATCAATTTTTTTACGGTAGAGGAAGTGCGGTTTGATCTACTGTAAGCATTCACAACTCCATGTATTTTGATTTTATACATTTTATCGAAGTTTTATTTCATTTCATTGTTCAACATTAATTTAGTTTTTAGTAGCTTGGAAGTGCAATATTTTGGTTTAGTTTAGCTATAAAAATTGTAATATTTAGGTTTTCTTTAGCTATAAAAAATATACTCGGAAATTGTACACTGgacttttttttattgtttttctcttatgattgatttttaattttttttcttatgatcGATTTAAGTTTTTGATGGAATCatgatgaaaaaataaaaatttgatgcGATTATATCAATGAAGTTCTGTAATAATTAGAATTCAATATCTCCACAatgattttttaatgtatttttggcAACATCATAAAATTTTATAAGATTTAAAAATATACCGTGTTAATATAATTACTAAATTTAAATGCGGTGAGGCCAAAATCAACCAGAAGCTTCGGTTAACCAcaacgctcgaaaaaactctgtttttatatagagaattctAATTCTTATGATCGATTTAAGTTTTTGATGGAATCatgatgaaaaaagaaaaatttgatgcGATTATATCAATGAAGTTCTAGTAATAATTAAAATTCAATATCTCCACAatgattttttaatgtatttttggcAATATCATAAAATTCTATAAGATTTAAAAATATACCGTGTTAATATAATTACTAAATTTATAATACGGtgggggccagaatcaaccagaagcttcGGTTAACCATGCCGCTCGAAAAAACTATGTTTTTATATAAAGAatgatttcaggtgaatttcATTTGGTGTGGTAAAAAACTGAACAAAGCTCTTTTCctagagcttctggccccaccaGAATCTACATTTCCCCCTGAAGACTTTGAAAACTTTTAAATACCCACTGTGATCTCTTTGAGCTGTGTTCTCTTCAAAAACGCTTAAAGGCACCTTTTGGTCTGTGCCCTTTTTTCTTTGAACAAACTTTGCTAACAAAATCTACATGGATTCTGTTTTTTCAACTACGTCTAATTTTTGCAGGAAAGTTAGAGATGCAGAAAACGAAGGAAgtgggaaaaaccaaagcctcgtcaaaagaaacaccaaggACCACTCCAGTGGTAACACGCAGCAAGAAAAAGGGCGAAAAATCGAAGGTAGCCAACCAGAAGCCAGATAtcgcggaaatcacctcaccatTGGATGCTAATACCGTAGCAACATTGACCCTCAAAGTGGAAGCAACCAAAGCCGATGCAGCGGCCAAAGCCGATGCAGCAAAGACGATGGAAGCTAGTCGAACTCATGAGCAGTGGGAAGGTTTTGCAGAGTCAACGATGCATCAACCGGCCTTCGGAATGCCACCAACGAACGACCAAAACCAAGCCCTTCCAGCTACTCAACCTTTGCTGATAGTGAATCAGCCAACGCCCACACGCGTGGATCCACCAGTAATTACACCTGATCCCCCCTCCTTTAATCCATACAGTAGACGAAGGTCACACCATGGCTATTGGAGGACATGGGCGGACCGGAACCCCAAATCAAGGATCGAACCATTCCCCTCAATTGATGGCCGAGCTTGAGGAACTAAAAAAGAACCAGCGGGTATATGCGGATGCTGTAGCACGACTGGTTCGGGAGAATCAAGAACTCAAGGATAGGATCGCCCTAAGCATAGGAGTGGCATGCCAACATGACGAATCAAACTCAAAGGCACCGGAGCCCAATCGTGATTGAATAATCATTGTGACCAACGTCAACAATCCAGAACCATTAAACCGAAGTCCGGCGAAAGGAAACAGATTATCCGATCCAGATTATGTCCCCGAAGATTCAGATTATTTCGATAGTGAAAACCAAAAATCAGGACGATCCACAACAAGAGACGACCACCAGCAGGCGATGGAGGACCTTCGTGCGGAGATGATGACTGAAATCAAGCAGTTGAAAGCTAGACAAGGGGGAGGAAGACTATAAGAGGTGATGAGAGAAGCTAACACCACACCACTGACCCACCACCTGGCCAAAGCGCTTATCCCTCAAAAGTGTCCCGCTCCAGCATTCGAATGTTACGACAGATCAAGCGACCCTGCAGCTCATCTTCGGTACTATAATCGCATCTTAGCCCGATGGGATCAAAACGATGCAGTCCTCTGCAGATATTTTGCTTCAAGTCTAAAAGGATTGACActatcttggtttgacaacctaccGCCCAACTCCATCGATTCCTACAGCCATCTCACTGAGAGATTCTTAAGAatgtacatgtacaacaaggctgtcaaCGCCGGGATGGACAAGCTCTTTTCGCTGGCAATAGCTTACAAGGAGACAATCAGGGAATATAccgacagatggcacaagatttttCAAGCTATAGGGAACGTAGATCCAGTGGTTAGCATCAATTGTTACAAGTAGGGTTTAGATAGGATGAGCCCACTATTCGTCGAGATCCATGAAAGTGTGCCAACAaccgaaggagatcttcgaatcaTCATCGAGAAGCATGCCCGTTTGGAAGGAATTCAGCGAGAAAATCCAAGGGATCAAACGCAGAGATCTCATCGGACCAACTCAGTGGAACAAGTCAGCGGATCCAAAAGGGGTAACTCAACGGAATGTCCACGCGAAGATGGTAGAGGGTGAAGAGATGATCTTCAGCGTGATGATCGGAAATTCGAAGACCAAGTCTTCACAAAGTTGAATACCAACTACACTAGCATCCTACGAGAAATCAAGGATCGAGAAGCCATGGAATGTCCTTGGTCCAAAGGTTAGCATGCCTCCGAGATTAGAAAAATCAAGGGATTACTGCGAGTAGCCCTGCTTCAACGGGCACCAAACCGAGAAATGCAAGaatctcaaaataatgatccagaagTTGATTGACACCGGTGACCTCAAGCAATACGTACAGAAAGGAGAAACCGAATAAAGGGCTAAGCGAAGCATGCAAGTCCAATTACCCGAAGGAAACCGAAATATCAACACCATCTCATGCTCCGAAGCTACCAGACCTTCGCTGACCGCCCATATAGGGAAAATACTAAGAAAGCAATTCGAGGATTATTGTGAGTTGTACAAGATCGATGGGGTAGAAGTGGAAGAACACGAGCAATGGATGAACGCACCTATGaccttcgatgctgaagatatagAGGAAGACATGGAAGATCACAATGATACCTTGGTTCTCACTCTACCAGTGGCTGGGTGCAACATCAggaagatcctcatagacggagGAAGTTCGGTTAATGTTCTGTTCCATGACACATTCAAGCGGATGAAGTTAAACGACGAGCAACTCATGTCcacttattacaccatctacggattcaatgggggCACCAACGAAGACCTTAGGGGATACGTTTTGCAAGTAGATGCAGGACCAATGAAGGTTGATACTCGATTCAGCGTAGTGGACGCTCCTTCCTCCTACAACGCTATCATCGGTCAAAAATGGGTgcataagctcaaaggagtagcAACGACCTATCATCAATACCTTAGATTTCCAACacccgaaggggtaatggaaataAAGGGAGATCAGGTTACCCCCCGAGAATGTCAAGCTTTGCAAAACCAAATCAACAATGAACAAGAGGAACAACGGAAGTTCCGAAGAAATAAGGCAGCTGACAAGgaaaaagcaattgacctttatcTCGAAGAAATCTCAAGAAAAAGCCTGGCAAAGGAAAGTATTGTTCTGAATACCGAAGAAGGCACATCCGCAGCTAAGGGGGCtgaagagcctaccaaatagcaattaaagaacgtccctctCCTAGGAGATCCCAAACCTACATTCACATCTGTAGAGCCCACGAAGGAGATCAATATAGGTACCGAAGAAAatccgaagatgatcaagataggcACTCTGATAAACAGATAACGGGAAATGGCTCTAATCAAGCTACTAATAGAGTACGCAGACATAGTTGCATGGTAACtaggagacatgccgggaattgatcCGAAGATTATACAGCACGAACTTCGTATAAAGCCAGGAACGACCCCATTCAGACAAAAGGTACGAAAAGTGGCACCAGAATACCATCAGGCGATCGAGATAGAGCTTCGTAAGCTTTtggaagcagggttcatcaaggaagtaAAGTATCCAACTTGGAtttctaacatggtcatcgttcccAAGAAGAACggaggagtaaggatatgcattgATTTTACCATCCTCAATAAAGCATGTACAATTGGTAAGGACAGTTATCCACTCCCGAGCATCGACCAATTGGTAGAAGCGGTCGACGGATACGAAGACCTGTCatttatggatggatactctggttacaaccaggTGGCTTTGGAGGAAGAGGATCAACAACACATAGCATtttacaccccgcatggcctctTTTGTTACACATGAATTCGCTTTGGGCTGAggaacgcaggggcaacatatcaGAGAATGGTTGATACCATCTTCAAACCGTGGATCGGGAACACTCTAGAAGTCTACGtcgatgacatgctcgtcaataGTAGTCTAATCAAGGATCACCATCAAGACTTGAGGGATATCTTCGATTCCATGAGGAAGAacaacatgaaagtaaatccgtaAAAATGCACATTCGGTGTCACATCGGGGAAATTCCTTGGATATTTGGTAACAAAGAGAGGCATCGAGGTCGATCCTGCTAAGATCCAATCCATCATGGAAATGCCGTCTCCAAAGAACCTGAAGGAGGTCGAAAAGCTCAACGGATCACTAGCAGCACTGGGGAGATTCATCGCCCGGTCATCAGAAAAATGCAAgcacttcttcaacatcctcaagaAAGGAAGTAAATTCGCATGGACCGAATAATGTGAAGAAGCCTTCCAGAAGATTAAGGAGTACCTGGAAATGATACGAATCCTCCAGAAGCCCGATCCCGATGAAGTGCTGGCCCtctacatagcagcaacagaagatgcagtcagcgcagtactGGTCAAGACCAACACGAAAGTCGAACAACCTATCTACTATTTCATCAAGACTCTCAACCCGGCAGAAAGAAACTATACGAAGATAGAGCAACTCATACTAGCATTAGTATGGGAAACGCAGAagttgagaacctatttcctaacccaTTATGTTCGCGTCTCTTGTAAGGCACCACTGGAAGCCGTTCTCAAAAACGCTGGGAAAGTGGGAAGAATAGCGAAATGGAATACTCATCTCGATCAATTCAACATTATCCACGATATCCAAACTGCACAGAAGTCCCAAGTCCTAGCAGACTTCTTAGCAGACCTACCCTTGGATAATGACGAAGAAGTAAAGGACATCCCCGAGGCAGTAGAAGACCATAAATATCCGATCGACATACTTGAGCCATCAAACCAAAGaagatgggaagtcttcgttgacggACCAAGGAACAGAGAGGGAGCATGCATAGGCATCGTGATCACCACCCCAGATGGAGACAGAATTTTGCATGCGCTAAGACTAGAGTTTAAGGAGCATATGAACAATATTGTGGAATACGAATCCGTGGTGCACATCCTCCGGTTAATAATAAAAATGGGGATAACTGATGTACGCCTAATAggtgattcgcagctggtcattcGACAAATAGAACTAGAATACAATGTCTACGATGATACCCTCTCCGCATACATGGATTTGGTTCAGACCTTAGCCTCCCAGATACCAAGCATCAAGTTCCGACACCTGTGCAGAAAATATCTCAGGCATGCCGACGCCTTGGCttacatatcatccatgctgaaagaTGAGAGCGTTAAAGCCATAAAAGTAATAAGAGTATACGAACCTTCGATCACTCCACAACAGTCCTTTGCTACGAATCATGAAGACAATGTAGGGGAGGACATTGACGACGACAACGTAGGGGAGGATATTGCTTAAGACTTCTTCGAAGATGATATCATGACGAGGGAAGACGAATATGAGGACTTCAACAACGAAGAAGATTGGAGAACAAAAATTCACCTCTACCTTAAAGAAGGCACGCTACCTGCAGACTTAAAGCAAGCTAGAAAGATACAATCAAAGGGAGGGAGATACGATCTTCGTGATGGAGTCCTATACaaaaaatccttcctcggaccactACTACGATGTTTATCAAGATAGGAAGGGAATCGTATTTTGAAAGATATCCACAGAGGGGACGCAGGTAACACATCGGAATGAGATCATTGGCGGATAAAGCAAAAATGCATGGGTATTATTGGCCGCAGACGATATGAGATGCCGCCAGGATGTTCAGGAGATGCGAGGAATGTCAGCGAATTGCTAAGAAGATTCATGCTCCTGCCACAAAGCtaaattctgtagatagtccTTGGCCATTATCGAAATGGGGCATAAATATCGTTGGACCCCtgatcgaagggtcagggaaaagacgtTTCTTAA
Proteins encoded in this window:
- the LOC113326160 gene encoding uncharacterized protein LOC113326160 yields the protein MTFDAEDIEEDMEDHNDTLVLTLPVAGCNIRKILIDGGSSVNVLFHDTFKRMKLNDEQLMSTYYTIYGFNGGTNEDLRGYVLQVDAGPMKVDTRFSVVDAPSSYNAIIGQKWVHKLKGVATTYHQYLRFPTPEGVMEIKGDQVTPRECQALQNQINNEQEEQRKFRRNKAADKEKAIDLYLEEISRKSLAKESIVLNTEEGTSAAKGAEEPTK